The Natrinema amylolyticum genome includes the window TCTCCTCTGCCGAGGCTCCTCTGTCGGACGAGACCGTCGACGGAATGCGCGTCGGAATTTCGGTGTTCTCTGGCGAGTACTCTCCGTTCGCGCGGCCGGTTCTCACCGGCAATCGGCGTCTCTCGAACGTTCCGTGGCGTGTGAATGCTAGCCAAACCGCAAGACGGCGTCGGGATCACCAGAATACGCTTTCGAAATGGTTTTAACCGCAACGAGCCAAAGGGACCGATATAAGCGCCTCTGCGCGTGAGCTACAACAATGAGCGACCAACACCAGAACCTGGCCATCATCGGTCACGTTGACCACGGGAAAAGTACGCTCGTGGGACGACTCCTCTACGAGACGGGGAGCGTACCCGAGCACGTCATCGAACAGCACCGCGAAGAAGCGGAAGAGAAGGGCAAGGGCGGCTTCGAGTTCGCCTACGTCATGGACAACCTCGCCGAGGAGCGAGAGCGTGGTGTCACCATCGACATCGCCCACCAAGAGTTCTCCACCGACGAGTACGACTTCACCATCGTCGACTGTCCGGGTCACCGCGACTTCGTGAAGAACATGATCACGGGCGCATCCCAGGCGGACAACGCCGTCCTCGTCGTCGCCGCTGACGACGGTGTCGCGCCCCAGACCCAGGAGCACGTTTTCCTGGCTCGAACCCTCGGTATCGACGAACTCATCATCGGCATCAACAAGATGGACATCGTCGACTACAAAGAGTCGACGTACGATGAGGTCGTCGAGGAAGTCAACCAGCTGCTCAAGCAGGTCCAGTTCAACACCGAGGACGCCTCGTTCATCCCGATCTCGGCGTTCGAAGGCGACAACATCGCCGAGGAGTCCGACAACACGCCGTGGTACGACGGTGAAATCCTGCTCGAGGCCCTGAACAACCTGCCGGAGCCGGAGCCACCGACGGACGCACCGCTCCGACTCCCGATTCAGGACGTCTACACCATCTCCGGTATCGGTACCGTCCCCGTCGGACGTATCGAGACCGGTCTCCTGAACACCGGCGACAACGTCTCCTTCCAGCCCAGCGACGTGGGCGGCGAGGTCAAGACGATCGAGATGCACCACGAAGAGGTGCCCAAAGCAGAGCCCGGTGACAACGTCGGATTCAACGTCCGCGGCATCGGCAAGGACGACATCCGCCGCGGTGACGTCTGTGGCCCCGCCGACGACCCGCCGAGCGTCGCCGAGACGTTCCAGGCGCAGATCGTCGTCATGCAGCACCCCAGCGTGATCACGGCCGGTTACACGCCGGTCTTCCACGCCCACACCGCACAGGTCGCCTGTACGATCGAGTCCATCGACAAGAAGATGGACCCCTCGAGCGGCGAGGTCGCCGAGGAGAACCCCGACTTCATCCAGTCGGGCGACGCTGCCGTGGTCACCATCCGACCGCAAAAGCCCCTCAGCATCGAGCCGTCCAGCGAGATCCCCGAGCTCGGGAGCTTCGCCATCCGCGACATGGGTCAGACCATCGCCGCCGGAAAGGTCCTCGAAGTTCACGAGAAAGAATAAATGCAGCAAGCACGCGTTCGACTCGCGGGCACGAGTCCAGACGACCTCGACGATATCTGTGACGACGTCCGCGAGATCGCGAACAACACCGGCGTCAACCTGAGCGGTCCGATCCCGCTGCCGACGAAGACCCTCGAGGTGCCGACCCGGAAATCGCCCGACGGCGAGGGCACTGCGACGTGGGAGCACTGGGAGATGCGCGTTCACAAGCGCCTGATCGATCTGGACGCCGACGAACGCGCACTCCGACAGCTCATGCGCATTCAGGTGCCGAACGACGTCTCGATCGAGATCGTCCTCGAAGACTAACCGCGTATCGAGGCCGTTCCGATCGACTCGGATACGAGTTATTTACCCGTTTTTGCGGCCATCAGACGCTATTCGGCGAGCGATAGCTGCGCGACTCCGAACAGGACAAGTGTTTCTCCGTCTCACTCAGGAGAGAACGATTCTACCGCCCGCATGCCTGCGAATCGAACTCGGCTGCAGGTAACGTGGCCAGTCCCTCGCCACCACGATCTGGCCCAGTCGAGCCCTCGGCAGCGGTCGCACCACCGGTGAGTGACGGGACTTTTGGCGCTCGCTGTCGCAGTCGTCCGTATGGCGAGGCGCTTGCGGTCACGAACGCGGTCCGAACTCGACGTGCGATCCGATGCCGATGGCGACGGCGGGGCAGCGACGGGCTCGGGAAGCCCTATTCTCGAGGTGCTCGTCGTCTTCGCCGTCGTCTTCGTCGCGCAGGGGATCACCACGTTCGCGGGAGTGATGGGTACCTTCTTCGTCCTCGCGCCGCCGCTGACGACCAACCCGTGGACGGTCGTGACGAGCGTCTACGCCCACAGCGGGCTGGGTCATCTCGTCTCGAACACGATCGCGCTGATCGTCTTCGGCTGGCCGG containing:
- the tuf gene encoding translation elongation factor EF-1 subunit alpha, with product MSDQHQNLAIIGHVDHGKSTLVGRLLYETGSVPEHVIEQHREEAEEKGKGGFEFAYVMDNLAEERERGVTIDIAHQEFSTDEYDFTIVDCPGHRDFVKNMITGASQADNAVLVVAADDGVAPQTQEHVFLARTLGIDELIIGINKMDIVDYKESTYDEVVEEVNQLLKQVQFNTEDASFIPISAFEGDNIAEESDNTPWYDGEILLEALNNLPEPEPPTDAPLRLPIQDVYTISGIGTVPVGRIETGLLNTGDNVSFQPSDVGGEVKTIEMHHEEVPKAEPGDNVGFNVRGIGKDDIRRGDVCGPADDPPSVAETFQAQIVVMQHPSVITAGYTPVFHAHTAQVACTIESIDKKMDPSSGEVAEENPDFIQSGDAAVVTIRPQKPLSIEPSSEIPELGSFAIRDMGQTIAAGKVLEVHEKE
- the rpsJ gene encoding 30S ribosomal protein S10; the protein is MQQARVRLAGTSPDDLDDICDDVREIANNTGVNLSGPIPLPTKTLEVPTRKSPDGEGTATWEHWEMRVHKRLIDLDADERALRQLMRIQVPNDVSIEIVLED